A DNA window from Hordeum vulgare subsp. vulgare chromosome 1H, MorexV3_pseudomolecules_assembly, whole genome shotgun sequence contains the following coding sequences:
- the LOC123450083 gene encoding photosystem I reaction center subunit VI, chloroplastic, giving the protein MASLVAVQPAAVKGLSGSSISGRKLAVRPSSAAASRSTRRARGAAVVAKYGEKSVYFDLDDIANTTGQWDLYGSDAASPYNGLQSKFFNTFAAPFTKRGLLLKFLLIGGGSLVAYVSASASPDLLPIKKGPQLPPTPGPRGKI; this is encoded by the exons ATGGCGTCGCTCGTCGCCGTCCAGCCGGCCGCCGTAAAGGGCCTCTCCGGCAGCTCCATCTCCGGCCGCAAGCTCGCCGTCcggccctcctccgccgccgcctcccgctcCACCCGCAG GGCTCGCGGGGCGGCGGTGGTGGCCAAGTACGGGGAGAAGAGCGTGTACTTCGACCTGGACGACATCGCCAACACGACGGGGCAGTGGGACCTGTACGGCAGCGACGCGGCGTCGCCCTACAACGGCCTGCAGAGCAAGTTCTTCAACACCTTCGCCGCGCCCTTCACCAAGCGCGGCCTGCTGCTCAAGTTCCTGCTCATCGGCGGCGGCTCCCTGGTCGCCTACGTCAGCGCATCCGCCTCCCCCGACCTGCTCCCCATCAAGAAGGGGCCCCAGCTGCCGCCCACCCCGGGACCACGCGGCAAGATCTAA
- the LOC123450072 gene encoding rop guanine nucleotide exchange factor 9-like, with translation MAPPFLKTGHGRDSRFSFRRRKSGKASSTPSSPLSSVSSSASSEDVLLDPGSPTMDPSAKTQTLPCARRALSRSSCGSRGKLSVDLIPPPLAGGPSDAPRSSTSAAPPPKPAPRPEGPPSDADMVKEKFSKLLLGEDMSGTGKGVSSALALSNAITNLAASVFGESRRLQPMAPEQKARWTKEIDWLLSVADFIVEFVPSRQEAEDGSTMEIMITQQRRDLLMNIPALRKLDGMLLDYLDSFSDKQEFWYVKKNDNESENGDTAEQSDKWWLPTVKVPPDGLSDSTRRWLQHQKELVNQVLKATMAINANVLMEMDVPEAYMETLPKNGKSTLGDSMYKLITDDYFDPEELIATVDLSNEYNIVDLKNRIEASVVIWQKKMQRDGKSWGHGVSHEKRGRFEGRAENVLLLLKHRFPGISQSALDISKIQYNRDVGSAILESYSRTLESLAYTVMSRIEDVLHADSLTQDPKKGDSMRMPSLTSDDTDTVVQEAKDEMGRLGRMEPVNSTLFDYVGPRDGSIETMILESQDPQGKKLSKVSQIGTKRYSYLDKLENLSGTRSPISRH, from the exons ATGGCGCCGCCGTTCCTCAAGACCGGGCACGGCCGCGACTCCAGGTTCTCCTTCAGGCGGCGCAAGTCGGGCAAGGCCTCGTCCACGCCCTCCTCGCCGCTCTCGTCGGTGTCGTCCTCGGCGTCGTCGGAGGACGTCCTCCTCGACCCCGGGAGCCCGACCATGGACCCGTCCGCCAAGACCCAGACGCTGCCGTGCGCCAGGCGGGCGCTCTCCCGGAGCAGCTGCGGGTCCAGGGGCAAGTTGTCCGTCGACCTCATCCCGCCGCCGCTCGCCGGCGGCCCCTCCGACGCGCCCAGGTCGTCCACGTCCGCCGCGCCGCCCCCCAAGCCCGCGCCCCGGCCCGAGGGCCCGCCTTCAG ACGCGGACATGGTGAAGGAGAAGTTCTCCAAGCTGCTGCTGGGGGAGGACATGTCCGGCACCGGCAAAGGAGTTTCGTCGGCTCTCGCTCTGTCCAATGCCATCACCAATCTCGCAG CTTCCGTGTTCGGTGAGTCGCGGCGTCTCCAACCGATGGCCCCTGAGCAGAAGGCTCGGTGGACAAAGGAGATCGACTGGCTTCTCTCGGTTGCCGATTTCATCGTCGAGTTCGTTCCTTCACGCCAGGAGGCAGAGGATGGCAGCACCATGGAG ATTATGATAACTCAGCAACGCAGAGATTTGCTGATGAACATCCCGGCATTGCGCAAGCTGGACGGAATGCTCCTT GACTATCTCGATAGTTTCAGCGACAAGCAGGAGTTTTGGTATGTGAAGAAAAATGACAATGAATCCGAGAATGGCGACACGGCGGAGCAGAGTGACAAATGGTGGCTCCCGACGGTCAAGGTCCCACCCGATGGTCTGTCAGACTCGACGAGGAGATGGCTTCAGCACCAAAAGGAGCTTGTCAACCAAGTCTTGAAGGCAACAATGGCCATCAATGCTAATGTTCTCATGGAGATGGATGTTCCAGAAGCTTACATGGAGACTCTGCCTAAG AATGGGAAATCTACACTTGGGGACTCGATGTACAAGCTTATAACCGACGATTATTTCGACCCCGAAGAACTCATAGCAACGGTAGACCTGTCGAACGAATACAACATTGTTGATCTGAAGAACCGGATTGAAGCGTCGGTCGTCATTTGGCAAAAGAAAATGCAGAGGGACGGCAAGTCGTGGGGCCATGGCGTCAGCCACGAGAAGCGGGGCCGATTTGAGGGGAGGGCGGAGaacgttcttctcctcctcaagcacAGATTTCCAGGGATTTCCCAATCAGCTCTGGACATCAGCAAAATCCAGTACAACAGG GATGTTGGCAGTGCCATTCTGGAGAGCTACTCCAGAACACTGGAGAGCCTAGCCTACACCGTCATGTCCCGCATCGAGGACGTTCTCCACGCCGACTCCCTCACCCAAGACCCCAAGAAAGGGGACTCGATGAGGATGCCGAGCTTGACATCCGACGACACGGACACGGTGGTCCAGGAGGCCAAGGACGAGATGGGGAGGCTGGGAAGAATGGAGCCGGTTAACTCGACATTGTTCGACTACGTGGGGCCCCGGGACGGCAGCATTGAGACCATGATACTAGAGTCGCAGGATCCCCAGGGTAAGAAGCTGAGCAAGGTCTCGCAAATCGGCACCAAGAGGTACTCCTACCTGGACAAGCTTGAGAATCTGAGCGGAACAAGGAGCCCCATATCTAGACACTAG
- the LOC123402113 gene encoding zinc finger CCCH domain-containing protein 50-like translates to MTTAAALGLLPGYPRHFAPPPRSPSSMNNGGAASAHWLQGSRLRSSFNASDATVEDLGLLLDWESQYLGALCLPPSSRPQPCLSTGLTNRMYSPRALDPAALVQSPIGGMSPRSPRLMEPTSPINARFGATITQREMYEQFSNLNKHQLPSVGSPRNSNVASWGNAGSPMGKVDWGVDGEELDRLDPMMCMNLMSIAVNCCCPLLLSIAMNDEQTFLDIIDFGYTQTQLESPIGEQPTPSTQHQATPITEKAKSNKGKNWSSEEDKILIAAWGNTSLDSVGTDQNRDAYWARISEYYNSHKMSSWPEHTSGMTDMQKQFYQAKQNEILARRLE, encoded by the exons ATGACTACCGCTGCTGCACTTGGGCTTCTCCCTGGATATCCTAGGCACTTTGCGCCGCCTCCTAGGTCACCATCTTCCATGAACAACGGCGGAGCTGCTTCTGCGCATTGGCTTCAAGGTAGCAGGCTGCGTTCTTCTTTCAACGCAAGTGATGCGACAGTTGAAGACCTTGGCTTGCTCCTCGACTGGGAATCACAGTACCTTGGGGCACTCTGCCTCCCACCCAGCAGCCGTCCCCAACCCTGTCTTTCCACTGGCCTTACCAACAGAATGTACTCACCAAGGGCTCTTGATCCGGCAGCGCTCGTCCAGTCTCCAATTGGTGGCATGTCTCCTCGATCCCCTCGGCTTATGGAGCCAACATCGCCCATAAATGCCCGTTTTGGAGCCACTATCACGCAGCGTGAGATGTATGAGCAGTTCTCTAACCTGAACAAGCACCAGCTGCCATCAGTGGGTTCGCCGCGGAATTCCAATGTTGCTTCATGGGGCAATGCGGGTTCCCCAATGGGTAAGGTTGACTGGGGCGTCGATGGTGAGGAGCTGGATcgattggatcctatgatgtgtaTG AATTTGATGTCCATTGCTGTTAATTGTTGCTGTCCATTGTTGCTGTCCATTGCT ATGAATGATGAGCAAACCTTCTTGGACATCATTGATTTTGGTTACACACAAACACAACTAGAAAGTCCAATTGGAGAGCAACCAACCCCATCAACTCAGCATCAAGCAACACCAATAACAGAGAAAGCAAAATCCAACAAAGGAAAAAATTGGTCTAGTGAGGAGGACAAGATTTTGATAGCAGCATGGGGAAATACAAGTTTGGATAGTGTCGGGACAGATCAAAACAGAGATGCTTATTGGGCTAGAATTTCAGAGTACTACAACTCACACAAGATGTCATCATGGCCGGAGC ACACTAGTGGTATGACTGATATGCAAAAGCAGTTCTACCAAGCTAAGCAGAATGAGATCCTTGCTCGTCGCCTAGAGTAA